Genomic window (Paraglaciecola psychrophila 170):
CTTCTAATACTGAAAATTTAACACCTAGTTTTGGCAGCTCTAATTCATCACCCTGTGATAGACGAACTGTAATTTGTTTAATCTCTTTATTTTGGGGGCCATACACAGGAATGTTTGGAAAAGCGTCTAAAAGTGCGTCAATGCCACCGGTATGATCCCAATGATGATGAGTGATGATAATAGCTGAAAGACTGAGTTTGTTGTCGTGGCAAAAAGCTATAACAGGCTCAGCATCACCCGGATCAACAACTGTACAGTGAGTCTGATTGCGCAAACACCAAATATAATTATCATTGAATGCCTTGATGGGAAAAACGCTTACAGACATATTCTGTCTCCTTTCATAAACATTAGTATTAACAGTATCTTAATTTTAGAGTACCATAAATTGATGAGAGCAGCTTTAATCAAAAACCACCCAACTAAACCACAGCTATGGCAAGATTTGCCCTTAGGTAATGAGCTTAAATGTTTGATTGAAAATGAAATATCTGAAGTAAGCCGTAAATTTTTTGGCTATCACTTAGTACGGCTAGGGCATTTAAGCAGCCAAATCGAACTCGCAGCTTGCCCCATAAAACATCAAATCAATATCACATCCGATACTCAAACATATACCAGCTTAGTCGCCACTTCCGATGATTTACCCGTGTGTGAAAACAGCATAGACGCATTTCTCTTAGCTCATGAATTAGACTTTTCCAAAGATCCGCATCAGATATTAAGAGAAGTCGACAGAACCATTATGCCTAATGGTTATCTTGTCATTACAGGTTTTAATCCCCTTAGTTTATGTGGTTTACTTAAATATTTACCCATCAATCAAGGCAACATATTGCACGAGGCTCGTTTTTTTAGCTGCTCTAGGGTAAAAGACTGGTTGCAACTACTAGGCTTTGAAATAGTGGACGTAAAACATTTATTATTCAATGAGCTGTTTTTGCAACGAAAACTTAGGTCGTCCTCAAAATGGAACCAATGGTGTTACCGATATTTACCTCTATTAACTACCATGTACGTGATAGTGGCCAGAAAGCGAGAAATACCGTTGTCGATGATCAAACCTAAGTGGAAAGCCAAAACTAAATTTTCCACAGTGGGTGCAAGTTTCAGAAAAGGAATTATGCAAGTTGAAACTCCGAAGAAGTAATGATGAGTAATAAAACTTTTTCACCCTCATTAACAATTCAGTTTACTCAATAGCTCACTTATTAGATTGGTTGACCTTGACGCCCCTTGTACCCTCAGATTCCATGTTGATAAGCTTGTTATAGAAAAACTTAAACTCGCTATATTTTATTTTTTGTTGCTCTCAACACTGTTGATAATAATTGCTTTGGCTCAATTTACTT
Coding sequences:
- a CDS encoding class I SAM-dependent methyltransferase; protein product: MRAALIKNHPTKPQLWQDLPLGNELKCLIENEISEVSRKFFGYHLVRLGHLSSQIELAACPIKHQINITSDTQTYTSLVATSDDLPVCENSIDAFLLAHELDFSKDPHQILREVDRTIMPNGYLVITGFNPLSLCGLLKYLPINQGNILHEARFFSCSRVKDWLQLLGFEIVDVKHLLFNELFLQRKLRSSSKWNQWCYRYLPLLTTMYVIVARKREIPLSMIKPKWKAKTKFSTVGASFRKGIMQVETPKK